The Aphelocoma coerulescens isolate FSJ_1873_10779 chromosome 2, UR_Acoe_1.0, whole genome shotgun sequence genome contains a region encoding:
- the TSHZ1 gene encoding teashirt homolog 1, translating to MPRRKQQAPRRSAAYVPEEELKAAEIDEDSVEDDGLSLDIQENEYLCNEEAEIKEAQSYQNSPVSTATNQDAGYGSPFSENSDQLAHFKSTSSKEEKEDPQCTDNVSYPQDSLAQIKAVYANLLSETCWSSLALDLKKSNPTTSNNGISQNENTTSTDTNANSQSTCATSTNTSTSTTTSSTSNSNSNSGGSGYDWHQAALAKTLQQTSSYGLLPEPSLFSTVQLYRQNNKLYGSVFTGASKFRCKDCSAAYDTLVELTVHMNETGHYRDDNRDKEADKTKRWSKPRKRSLMEMEGKEDAQKVLKCMYCGHSFESLQDLSVHMIKTKHYQKVPLKEPVPAITKLVPSTKKRALQDLASPCSPEPTGITAEASLGESAKDQKTANPYVTPNNRYGYQNGASYTWQFEARKAQILKCMECGSSHDTLQQLTAHMMVTGHFLKVTNSASKKGKQLVLDPVVEEKIQSIPLPPTTHTRLPASNIKKQPDSPAGSTNSEEKKDLEKEKLVVTETEKKIKEESEDSTEKFEPTTLYQYLREEDLDDSPKGGIDILKSLENTVTTAISKAQNGAPSWGGYPSIHAAYQLPGTVKPLQPAVQSVQMQPSYASSVKSLSSEHNALIHSPGNLTPPPHKSNVSAMEELVEKVTGKINVKKEEKPLEKEKSSPVKPMSPAAKENKDFPKAEEMNNKQQPKKSSESEVQKVKKDSPAEAHTPNGTEPLKTKVANGCNNLGIITDHSPEPSFINPLSALQSIMNTHLGKISKPVSPSLDPLAMLYKISNSMLDKPIYPTTPVKQADAIDRYYYENSDQPIDLTKSKNKPLVSSVADSASSPLRESALLDISDMVKNLTGRLTPKSSTPSTVSEKSDADGSSFEEALDELSPVHKRKGRQSNWNPQHLLILQAQFASSLRETPEGKYIMSDLGPQERVHISKFTGLSMTTISHWLANVKYQLRRTGGTKFLKNLDTGHPVFFCNDCASQFRTASTYISHLETHLGFSLKDLSKLPLNQIQEQQNVSKVLANKTLGSLGIAEEDLGSTFQCKLCNRTFASKHAVKLHLSKTHGKSPEDHLIYVTELEKQ from the coding sequence CATATGTTCCTGAGGAAGAattgaaagcagcagaaatagATGAAGACAGCGTGGAAGATGATGGGCTGTCTCTGGACATCCAGGAGAATGAATATTTGTGCAATGAAGAAGCGGAGATCAAAGAGGCTCAAAGCTACCAGAACTCCCCAGTCAGCACTGCAACTAATCAGGATGCAGGCTATGGTTCGCCGTTTAGTGAAAACAGCGATCAGCTGGCCCATTTCAAAAGCACTTCCTctaaagaagagaaagaggatCCTCAGTGCACAGACAATGTTTCCTATCCACAGGACAGCTTGGCACAAATAAAAGCTGTGTATGCGAATTTGCTTTCAGAGACTTGCTGGTCCAGTTTAGCTTTGGACTTAAAGAAATCCAACCCAACCACCAGCAACAACGGAATCAGCCAGAATGAAAACACCACCAGTACTGACACCAATGCCAATTCCCAGAGTACTTGTGCTACCAGTACCAACACTAGTACCAGTACAACCACCAGTAGTACTAGTAACAGTAATAGTAACAGTGGTGGGTCAGGTTACGACTGGCACCAAGCTGCACTAGCTAAAACTCTGCAGCAGACCTCATCGTATGGACTTCTCCCAGAGCCGAGTCTCTTCAGCACAGTACAGCTTTACCGGCAAAACAATAAACTCTATGGGTCTGTGTTCACTGGTGCCAGCAAGTTCCGATGCAAAGACTGCAGCGCAGCCTACGACACGCTGGTGGAGCTAACAGTGCACATGAATGAAACTGGACATTACCGTGATGACAACAGAGATAAAGAAGCTGATAAGACCAAGCGGTGGTCAAAGCCTAGGAAACGATCGCTTATGGAAATGGAAGGCAAAGAGGATGCCCAGAAAGTGCTGAAGTGCATGTACTGTGGGCATTCGTTTGAGTCTTTGCAAGACCTCAGCGTCCATATGATAAAAACAAAGCATTACCAGAAAGTGCCTCTGAAGGAGCCAGTACCAGCCATCACCAAATTGGTCCCTTCTACCAAAAAGCGAGCACTTCAGGACTTGGCTTCGCCTTGCTCACCTGAGCCAACAGGGATCACGGCAGAAGCTTCACTGGGTGAGTCTGCAAAGGATCAGAAAACTGCCAACCCCTACGTGACTCCGAACAACCGCTATGGCTATCAAAATGGTGCTAGCTACACTTGGCAGTTTGAGGCACGCAAAGCCCAAATACTGAAATGCATGGAATGTGGCAGTTCCCATGATACTTTGCAGCAGCTCACTGCTCACATGATGGTCACCGGTCATTTCTTGAAGGTGACCAATTCTGCTTCCAAAAAAGGCAAACAGCTGGTGTTGGACCCAGTGGTGGAGGAGAAAATACAGTCTATACCTCTTCCACCCACCACCCACACAAGGCTACCAGCCTCCAACATTAAAAAGCAGCCTGATTCCCCAGCAGGCTCCACAAACTcggaggaaaagaaagacctagagaaagaaaagctggtGGTCACcgaaacagagaaaaagattAAAGAAGAGAGTGAGGACTCTACAGAGAAATTTGAGCCAACAACTTTGTATCAATACCTCAGAGAGGAGGACCTAGATGATAGTCCTAAAGGCGGAATAGACATATTGAAATCCCTGGAGAACACAGTGACAACAGCCATCAGCAAAGCCCAGAACGGAGCCCCTTCCTGGGGAGGATATCCCAGTATTCATGCAGCTTACCAGCTCCCAGGAACAGTCAAACCCCTTCAGCCTGCGGTGCAGAGCGTTCAAATGCAGCCGTCCTACGCTAGCAGTGTGAAATCACTGTCGTCAGAACACAACGCACTCATCCATTCCCCAGGCAATCTCACACCCCCACCTCACAAGAGCAATGTATCTGCTATGGAGGAACTAGTGGAGAAAGTTACAGGTAAAATCAacgtgaagaaggaagagaagcctttggagaaggagaagagtTCTCCCGTTAAACCCATGTCACCTGCTGCTAAAGAAAACAAGGATTTCccaaaagcagaggaaatgaaTAACAAACAGCAGCCAAAGAAGAGCTCTGAGTCAGAAGTTCAGAAGGTCAAAAAGGATAGTCCAGCAGAAGCACATACGCCAAATGGTACAGAGCCACTTAAAACAAAGGTTGCAAATGGCTGTAACAATTTAGGAATTATCACAGATCATTCGCCTGAGCCATCCTTCATTAATCCATTGAGCGCTTTACAGTCCATTATGAATACCCACTTAGGCAAAATTTCTAAGCCGGTAAGCCCCTCTCTGGACCCTTTGGCCATGCTGTACAAAATTAGTAACAGCATGTTGGACAAACCCATTTACCCAACCACTCCAGTCAAGCAGGCTGATGCTATTGACCGGTATTACTATGAGAACAGCGATCAACCTATTGATTTAACTAAGTCCAAAAACAAGCCTCTTGTTTCCAGCGTGGCTGACTCTGCTTCATCCCCGCTGAGGGAGAGTGCCCTGCTGGATATTTCCGATATGGTGAAGAACCTCACGGGCCGTTTGACACCCAAGTCTTCAACTCCCTCTACCGTGTCAGAGAAGTCTGATGCTGACGGGAGCAGTTTTGAGGAAGCTCTGGATGAACTGTCACCAGTACACAAGAGGAAGGGCAGGCAGTCCAACTGGAACCCTCAGCATCTTCTGATCCTTCAAGCTCAGTTTGCTTCCAGCTTGAGGGAGACCCCAGAAGGCAAATACATTATGTCGGACCTAGGTCCACAAGAGCGGGTACACATCTCTAAGTTTACTGGTCTTTCCATGACCACAATTAGCCACTGGCTGGCCAATGTGAAGTATCAGCTAAGGAGGACAGGTGGAACTAAATTTTTAAAGAACTTGGACACAGGAcatcctgttttcttttgcaatgATTGTGCCTCTCAGTTCAGGACTGCTTCTACATACATAAGTCACTTAGAGACACACCTAGGGTTTAGTTTGAAGGATCTGTCAAAGTTGCCACTTAATCAGATTCAAGAACAGCAGAATGTTTCAAAAGTCCTCGCAAACAAGACTTTGGGCTCACTTGGAATTGCTGAGGAGGACTTAGGCTCCACATTCCAATGTAAGCTCTGTAACCGAACTTTTGCAAGCAAGCATGCAGTCAAACTGCACCTTAGTAAAACACACGGCAAGTCCCCAGAGGACCATCTGATCTATGTAACTGAGTTAGAAAAACAATAG